Part of the Brevibacillus brevis genome is shown below.
AAAATCCTATTTACGCTCATGATGCTGGTCGTATTCCGGATCGGAAGCTTCGTGCCGGTACCTAACGTAAACGTCGAGTTGTTTCAGCAGAATTCCAACCACTTGCTCGGCATGTTGGACACCTTCTCCGGAGGGGCGCTGAAAAACTTCTCGATCTTTGCCATGGGTATCATGCCGTACATTACGGCATCGATCATCATGCAGCTGTTGTCGATGGACGTGATTCCAAAGCTGACGCAATGGGCACGTGAAGGTGAGATTGGTCGACGCAAGATCGCTACGGTTACCCGCTACAGCACCATTGTCCTCGGGCTGATCCAATCGGTCGGGATGACAATCGGATTTAACAATATGGCGCCTGGCTTGCTCAAGGATACGTCCGTTGGCAGCTACGCACTCATTGCGTTAACGCTGACTGCAGGTACCGCGTTCTTGATGTGGATGGGTGAACAGATTACTGAGAAGGGAATCGGGAACGGGATTTCGATCTTGATCGTATCCGGGATTATCGCGAACATCCATAACGGAATCGCGACGATTTACTCGACTCAGTTTGCTGATCCATCCCAAAACATTTTCTTCAGCATTGTAAAAGTTGTGATTATCTTGGTAGTGATCCTCGCTATTATTGTCGGGGTTATCTTTATGCAGCAAGGTGTTCGCAAGATTCCAGTGCAGTATGCCAAGCGCGTGGTTGGACGCAAAATGTACGGTGGTCAATCCACCCACATTCCGCTGAAAATCAACTCTGCGGGTGTTATTCCTGTGATCTTTGCCATCTCGCTGGTGATTTTCCCGTCAACAATCGCACAGTTCTGGGTGGATCCATCCGGAACAGGGATTGCCAACTGGATTTATCAGAACTTCCAAGTGAGCTCCGGTTTGGGTATGACGCTATACGCGATTCTGATTATCGGGTTTACTTATTTCTATACCTTTGTACAGATCAACCCTGTGCAAATGGCAGAGAACATGAGGAAAAATGGCGGTTACATTCCTGGTATTCGGCCCGGTAAAAACACTGAGGTGTACATTACTCGTACGTTGAACCGTTTGACGTTGGCGGGGGCTCTCTTCCTGATGCTGATTTCCATCTTGCCGTTCTTCTTCAGCAAGCTGGCAAATCTGCCGCAGTCGATTTATATCGGTGGTACTTCGCTCTTGATCGTAATCGGGGTCTCCCTGGATACGATGAAGCAGATCGAAAGCCAGATGATCAAACGCCACTATCAAGGGTTCATCAAGTAATACCTGGGTTTTTACAGAAAAGCCTCTGTAAGCTTTTCTTTATGGGACGGAGGGAATGGACGTGAATATAATTCTGATGGGGCTGCCTGGAGCCGGCAAAGGCACACAGGCAGAACGAATCGTTGAAGAGTTTGACATCCCGCACATTTCGACTGGTGATATGTTCCGAGCAGCGGTCAAGAACGAAACGCCGCTCGGACTTGAGGCCAAATCCTACATGGATAAAGGCCTGCTCGTTCCTGATGAGGTCGTCATCGGGATCGTGCGGGAACGTCTGTCGATGGACGACTGCGAAAAAGGTTTCCTTTTGGATGGCTTCCCTCGTACCGTTCCACAGGCAGAAGCGTTG
Proteins encoded:
- the secY gene encoding preprotein translocase subunit SecY, coding for MLASLTNIFKISDLRRKILFTLMMLVVFRIGSFVPVPNVNVELFQQNSNHLLGMLDTFSGGALKNFSIFAMGIMPYITASIIMQLLSMDVIPKLTQWAREGEIGRRKIATVTRYSTIVLGLIQSVGMTIGFNNMAPGLLKDTSVGSYALIALTLTAGTAFLMWMGEQITEKGIGNGISILIVSGIIANIHNGIATIYSTQFADPSQNIFFSIVKVVIILVVILAIIVGVIFMQQGVRKIPVQYAKRVVGRKMYGGQSTHIPLKINSAGVIPVIFAISLVIFPSTIAQFWVDPSGTGIANWIYQNFQVSSGLGMTLYAILIIGFTYFYTFVQINPVQMAENMRKNGGYIPGIRPGKNTEVYITRTLNRLTLAGALFLMLISILPFFFSKLANLPQSIYIGGTSLLIVIGVSLDTMKQIESQMIKRHYQGFIK